One region of Sporichthyaceae bacterium genomic DNA includes:
- a CDS encoding aromatic ring-hydroxylating dioxygenase subunit alpha: MHGSIYTDPAIFADEMERIFYSTWVFVGHESEVPEPNDYVVKSIGPQSVIMTRAKDGSIHLLQNRCAHRGNLVCEAPKGNTLAFRCQYHGWTYANNGDLLGFPYKQGYDGVLDKSNITLGRVPRVESYQGFVFGSFAPDGPSLREHLGAATECLDRLARISPAGEVQLTAGWLKHRVKANWKMLLENETDGYHPQFVHSSIFSVATSGIGALYSENSTALCRDLGNGHTENDLRPEFRRIAEPMGWFGTTAEKVPNYVQAMRDSYGKAAEEIMIDGSPHVMIFPSLFIAEIQLFQIQPLAVDQTVQHVTCMQFKDAADLNRRVLQQTIGSVGPAGFLLADDSEMYERNQRGVAARNPEWVLIARGLNREHTDAEGFTVSNNTDETTLRAIWRHYMTLMDH; encoded by the coding sequence GTGCACGGGTCGATCTACACCGACCCGGCCATCTTCGCCGATGAGATGGAGCGGATCTTCTACTCCACCTGGGTTTTCGTCGGACACGAAAGCGAGGTCCCGGAGCCCAACGACTACGTGGTGAAGAGCATCGGCCCGCAGTCGGTGATCATGACCCGGGCCAAGGACGGCAGCATCCACCTGCTGCAGAACCGCTGCGCCCATCGCGGCAACCTGGTCTGCGAGGCGCCGAAGGGCAACACGCTGGCCTTCCGCTGTCAGTACCACGGCTGGACCTATGCGAACAACGGCGACCTGCTCGGTTTCCCGTACAAGCAAGGCTACGACGGGGTGTTGGACAAGAGCAACATCACCCTCGGCCGGGTGCCGCGGGTGGAGTCCTATCAAGGTTTCGTGTTCGGCTCGTTCGCTCCTGATGGCCCGTCACTGAGAGAACATCTGGGTGCCGCCACCGAGTGCCTCGACCGGCTGGCGCGTATCTCGCCGGCCGGTGAGGTGCAGCTGACCGCGGGCTGGCTCAAGCACCGGGTCAAGGCCAACTGGAAGATGCTGCTGGAGAACGAGACCGACGGCTACCACCCGCAGTTCGTGCACTCCTCCATCTTCTCCGTGGCCACCAGCGGCATCGGCGCGCTGTACAGCGAGAACTCCACCGCGCTGTGCCGGGACCTCGGCAACGGGCACACGGAGAACGACCTGCGCCCGGAGTTCCGCCGCATCGCCGAACCCATGGGTTGGTTCGGCACCACCGCGGAGAAGGTGCCGAACTACGTGCAGGCGATGCGCGACTCCTACGGCAAGGCCGCCGAGGAGATCATGATCGACGGCTCCCCGCACGTGATGATCTTCCCGAGCCTGTTCATCGCGGAGATCCAGCTGTTCCAGATCCAACCGCTGGCCGTGGACCAGACCGTGCAGCACGTCACCTGCATGCAGTTCAAGGACGCGGCCGACCTCAATCGCCGCGTGCTGCAGCAGACCATCGGCTCGGTCGGCCCGGCCGGCTTCCTGCTCGCCGATGACTCGGAGATGTACGAGCGCAACCAGCGCGGCGTGGCCGCGCGCAACCCGGAATGGGTGCTGATCGCCCGTGGGCTGAACCGCGAACACACCGACGCGGAGGGCTTCACGGTCAGCAACAACACCGACGAGACCACGCTGCGCGCGATCTG
- a CDS encoding acetyl-CoA acetyltransferase, producing the protein MASRGIRDRVAVVAMGCTTFGEHWDRSVDDLLVDAVTECLSGDALTPEEIDAYWLGTMTSGLSGLTLSRPLAIDNKPVSRVENFCATGSEAFRNACYAVACGAYDTAMAVGVEKLKDSGYSGLVRPAMASDGTSAELTSTAPAAFSLLDPAYCAKYGVDPAAMREAMTHVAWKNHVNGARNPRAQFRKAVPKEKIAGSPLIAGRLGVFDCSGVSDGAAAAVIVRAEDAHRYTDRPMFVKGLSLIAGPGSGPVDPGYDYTTFPEVVASAADAYAQAGITDAASQLSLAEVHDCFTPTEIVLMEDLGFSPRGEAWKHVLDGAFDLDGRLPVNPDGGLKSFGHPVGASGLRMLFECWLQLRGEAGERQLDNPTLGLTHNLGGRPGACVSFVSIVGKELSAA; encoded by the coding sequence ATGGCCAGTAGAGGGATCCGGGACCGCGTTGCCGTGGTGGCGATGGGCTGCACCACCTTCGGTGAGCACTGGGACCGCTCGGTCGACGACCTGTTGGTGGACGCGGTCACCGAGTGCCTGTCCGGGGATGCGCTGACGCCGGAGGAGATCGACGCCTACTGGCTGGGCACCATGACCTCGGGGCTGTCCGGGCTCACCCTGTCCCGTCCGCTGGCCATCGACAACAAGCCGGTCTCCCGGGTGGAGAACTTCTGCGCCACCGGGTCCGAGGCCTTCCGCAACGCCTGTTACGCGGTGGCCTGCGGTGCCTACGACACCGCGATGGCGGTCGGGGTGGAGAAGCTGAAGGACAGCGGCTACTCCGGGCTGGTCCGCCCGGCCATGGCCTCGGACGGCACCTCGGCCGAACTCACCTCCACCGCGCCCGCGGCGTTCTCCCTGTTGGACCCGGCCTACTGCGCCAAGTACGGCGTCGACCCGGCCGCGATGCGCGAGGCAATGACCCACGTCGCGTGGAAGAACCACGTCAACGGGGCGCGCAACCCCCGCGCGCAGTTCCGCAAGGCGGTACCCAAGGAGAAGATCGCGGGCTCCCCGCTGATCGCCGGGCGGCTGGGTGTCTTCGACTGCTCCGGGGTCTCCGACGGCGCCGCCGCGGCGGTCATCGTGCGCGCCGAGGACGCCCACCGCTACACCGACCGCCCGATGTTCGTGAAGGGCCTGTCGCTGATCGCCGGCCCCGGCTCCGGCCCGGTCGACCCCGGGTATGACTACACCACCTTCCCCGAGGTGGTGGCCAGCGCCGCGGATGCCTACGCGCAGGCCGGCATCACCGACGCGGCCTCCCAGCTCAGCCTGGCCGAGGTGCACGACTGCTTCACCCCCACCGAGATCGTGTTGATGGAGGACCTCGGGTTCTCCCCGCGCGGGGAGGCCTGGAAGCATGTGCTGGACGGGGCTTTCGACCTCGACGGCCGGCTGCCGGTCAACCCCGACGGCGGGCTGAAGTCCTTCGGGCACCCGGTGGGTGCCTCCGGGCTGCGCATGTTGTTCGAGTGCTGGCTGCAACTCCGCGGTGAGGCGGGCGAGCGGCAGCTGGACAACCCCACCCTGGGTCTGACCCACAACCTCGGCGGACGCCCCGGGGCGTGCGTGTCCTTCGTGTCGATCGTCGGCAAGGAATTGAGTGCAGCATGA